GTTCCTTTTCCACTTTCATTGATGTTGCTCATGTTGTTGTCTACAGCTCCGCCTGAGTTTTGTCTTTCACTCGACTTACTACTTGACTTTGATTCTTTTGTAATTACCTTGTTCGGATCTATTATAATTTCAGTTTTTTCGCTTGAATCAAAATCTAAATCTGTATTAACACTAGCTCTTATATTACCTGGTCCAAATATAGGTTCTAATAAACCTAATATTGATCTTTCTAAGTCTTTACTTAAGTCTTTTTCAGCCTTAATAGATTCATCAACTTCACTTAAACTATTTGTATGTATATTTCCTTTTTCATCTATTAATCCATCTGATAATAATTTCATGTTTTGATCTATTACCTCAACATTTTGTTTTGGTACGTTTTGTGTACTAGCTGAAACAAGTGACATTATAGATATTACTTGATCTTGTTTTAAAGTTTGTCCTGGATTTAACTCTACATAAACTGCAGCTTTTCCTGGTACTGTTTCATTAGCAAATACAGATTCTTCTCCTTGTGTTATATGAACTCTAGCACTTTGTACTTGAGGAAAAACTTTTATAGTCTTTTCAATTTCTCCTTGAATCATTCTTTGTTTTTTTATTTGGAATTCTTCATCCGTCATCCCAAATGATGACCCACTATCCATTATTTCAAATCCCTTTGATCCATTAGATATGTTACTTGATAATTCCATTCTAAGTTTATCTACATCTTCTTTGGGTACTAATATACTATCCCCTTTTATTTTAGTTTCTATTTTTTTTGATTCTAGTTCTTTAGTCACCATCGTAGCATCATTAGAATCTAATCCTGAAAATAGTACTGCATATTTATTTTCTTTTGCATAATTTATCGCAAATATTCCAGCTAAAATCAAAGTTACAAGTGCAGTTACAATTATTATTTTCTTTTTTTTGGGAAGCTCAATAAACTGGTCTTTTTTTACTATTACAAAATCTTTTGTTTTCTGCGGAAATTCCTTTATATTCATTTAAAATTCTCCTTGCTATGAAGTTATAATTGGACTCTATTTAGCTCTTGATAAGCTTCATATACCTTATTTCTAACCTCAATCATCAGCTGCATTGACAATTGTGCTTCTTGAGCTGACAACATTACATCATGCATAGAGACATTTTCGCCTTTTATAAGACCTTGGATTTTTTGGTTTGATTGTACTTGCTTATCATTAACTTTATCTAATGCTTCTTTAATTACATCTCCAAAGTTATTTTCTTTCTCAACTTTTCCAGTTTTACTAGCTCCTGTAAGTAAATCATTATTTGTTGCTATATTATTTATTGCATTTATAGTACTTATTCCACTCATAAACTACTCCTTTTACCTACCTATTTCTAAAGCTTTTGAAATCATACTTTTTTGTGCATTTAATGTATCTATATTTGACTCATATGATCTAGATGCTGTCATCAAATCAGTCATTTCAACAAGAATATCTACGTTAGGGTACTCGACATATCCTTGAGCATCTGCATCTGGGTGATTTGGTTCGTATAATTTTCTTAGTGGAGACTTATCTTTTTCTATATCCACTGACTTAACTCCCAGCATACCCAGTTTTTCATCATAATTTTCTTCAAATACAGCTACTTTTCGTCTATATGCTCCGCCCTCTGGTGTCCTAGTTGTTTTCATATTGGCTACATTAGCTGAAACAATATCCATTCTTAATCGCTCTGCCGATAGTGCACTTGCACTTATTCTCATACCTGAAAAAATACTCATTTACTTACCTCCCTGTTATTACACTTCTACTCATCCCCAGTTTTATATTTGTTAACGTTATAAGTGCATTATACTCAAGGGTTGTAGCTGCCTGGTTAACTTTTTCACTTTCTAGATCAATGTTATTACCATCTTCTCTTACTTTTGATGATTTATCTGTCTTAATCTCTGGCTTAACATTTTTATTCATAGAGTCTTTTAGCGCCTCTTCAAACTCTACATATTTTCTCTTATAGTTTGGGGTATTAATATTTGCAATATTATTAGCAATAACTCTACTTCTTAACTCAGTTGCATCTAATCCTGATTTTAATAAACTATATACTTCCATAGTTCCCCTCCAATATTTACAAATATCTCAATTCATTCTATATAAGCTTTATTAGTTTTAAATTTTATAAATTATAATTTTAATATAATAAAATTTTATTTTCACAATTAATTTGAATAAAGATATACCTTGAAATACTTTTTTTTAGTTTTAATTAAAATGCATTTAAAATTGAAACAGTTTTTAGTATAATTCACTACATTTTATACTATATAATATTGTATTATCTTAGATTTTCACTTACATTTTTCGACTTTTATATTTTGAATTCTTATTCATACACACTCCTTTTTTATTATTTTCAAAAAAAAAACTACTCCTAAAGAGTAGTTCATCACTTTTATAAAGTAATTTTACTAAATTATTATTACAAAATTAAATCAACTAAATTTTTTATAATTTATAAAACACATTGTAATATATATTCATATATGTGCATTATAATTTTTTAATTGCTATATTTTAATTTTGTAACTTTTCATCAATTATAACAAAAAGTTTATTAACTCTTCGGCAGCTGGCTGGCATAGTTTTTAACGTTAGCCCCTATAGTTTTGCGTCGCTAGATTTCTCTAGGTTTGCCTATTAAATTTTCTTAATTATTTACACCTACTTAAATAATACTTAAGTGTAAACTTTCCTACTACTATAGTATAATATTTTTCGACTTTTATCAAGGTTTTATGATTGTTTTCTCACTTTTTTAACATTTTTTAACAACTTTAGCAATATATGCAATATAAAATATGTAATAATTGCATTATATGCAATTATACATATATATTTATTATTATTCCGGTTTCTATATCGCCTTCTATACATATAAAATCTAATAAATTTATTATACAATCTTCCTTCAAATGCCTTTTGCTTTTATCTATCTTACATTCTCCTTTTTTTAATTCATTCTCCAATGAAATTAATTTTGATTTATGAATATTCAAATCATTTTTTATCTTACCTATTTTTCTTAATGCATCATTTATAACCAATATAATATTTTCTTTTTCCCTTACCATTTTTTCTTCGTATTCCATATTATTATCATTGTGCTTTTTATTAGTGTCTAATTCTGATAACTTTTTTGAAAGAGTTCTTATTCTTATCTTTTGTTTATTTTCCTTATTTTTAGATTTATTTAACTTTTGAGAATAATTAGATTTAACTTGTTCTAGTGTTCTTTCTAATTCTTTTATCTGAAGTTCTTTACTTTGAATTAGCGACATACGCTCTTGTAAACTTCTTTGTTGATAGTTTAGAACACTAGCTTTCCTTTTTATCCTATTGTTAACATTACTATTAATAGATTTTTCATCTTTTTTACTTTTTTTATTATTAATTTTAATTTGAGATGTATCTACCATTTTAGGAATTATATTTGTATATAAACTCATCTCATACATCTTTTTTTCAGTATCTATGTTCATAAACGCCTCCAAATTTTTAATTATATACTATATAATTCTAGTAATAGACAGCGTATACCTCTATCTCTAAACAAAACTAGACATGATATTCATCATGTCTTTTTATAATTATTTACCCATAAGAATAACCATATGAGCAAATGTATTCATTTCATTTTCAGATAAATATCTATGTAGTTTACCAACTATAGTTGTATCATGCTCTACAACCTTAGCAAAACTTTGTATAAAGTGTAATACCCTATCATCATCCATTTCTTCTTTATAATGACCACAAAGTCCCACAAGATTCATTTTTATTATAGAGAAATTAACTACAAGATTCACATAAGTATCTAATAAAGACATCTCGCTTATAGGGAAGAGATTTTTAAACATGTAATTCACTAGATAATTTTCATATATATATTCATACCTTTTCATAAAAGGATTGTAAAAATCATTTAATGATTCTACAAATCTTTCCTTTATAAGTTCTGGGTTACTGCTCACTAACTGAAGTTTATTGACTATATTAATAAAATTATCCATAAATCTTTGATCTTTTATGTTTTTACTTATTATAATTTTATAAATATTAGTTAAAAATTCAAGTTGAGAATCTAAAATTTTATCATTATCTATGTCATTTAATAAATTTTTTAAATTACCATTTTGTATATTATTATTATACTGTTGTATCGTTTGTATAACTAAATCTTCTTTAAGTTCGCTTATCGTTTTAATAAATAACCCTAATATTGTTAACCTTTCTTCTATAGAAAAACTTCTATTTTGTATTAATCCTATACTAAAAATTCTTATTTCATTAAAGTATTTTTCTCTAAGAGTTTTAAATTTTTTAGTATTTATGTTTTTTTGAATGTTTTTCACGTCTAATTCTTTTATATCTAAATTAAATTCTATAGAATTTTCTCTTAACAATACATTTCTTGCAACTTCTATACAAGAAATAGATAATGAACTTTCCATTATATCTTCTACTAAATTGTAACTTCTTGGATAAGTTTTACACGTGTTGCACATGTGTTCTTCTCCCAGATTATTATATACTTCGCATAACCCATCTTCAGATAGCATAGGACACTTATTGTTTACTAGTTTTATTTTTGCATAATCAAGCTCAGATTTTGACTGTCTATTTCTTCCTATACTCTCCATAAGTTTATTTTTAAATTCTGAATTCTTTAAATTTTTATATAACACATAAGTTTTTTTATCTATAGATATATTCCAATCTTTACAACAAGTATCTTCACATTTATTTCCAGAACATCTGAAATTATCATAATAATCCATTCTTAAATTTTTATATTTCTTCACTCCAACAATTCTCCTTTTAACTTTATTAATATATATCAATAAGTAAAATTTACTTTCTTATATATATTAATAAAGAGCAAAGCAAATGCTTTACTCTTTATATATAAAACTATCTTAATAATTGCATTACACCTTCTGGTTGTTGTTTAGCTTGTCCAGCCATAGCTTGAGAAGCTTGAGTTAATAAGTTTAACTTAGATAAATTCATCATTTCTTTAGCAACATCTACATCTCTTATTCTAGATTCAGCAGCTGTTAAGTTTTCTGATGAAGTTGTTAAGTTAGATTGAGCAGTTTCTAATCTATTTTGTGTAGCACCTAAATTAGCTCTATTAGTATTTACTGTTTCTAAAGCTTTATCTAAGTTTTCAATGAATTTCTTAGAAGCCTCTGTTCCTTTTGTTAAGTCAGCATCAGTTATAGCATCTATATCAGCTTTTGTTAATCCTAATGATTCCGTAGTCATATTAGCTATATTTACAGTTAAACTTTCAGAATCTCCAGTATTAGCTCCTACTTGTAACTTCATATCTAAATCTTCTGTTTTACCTTTTATATCCATAACTACTTTTTTATTTGCATCTATTAATGCATTTCCATTTAATAAATCTTTATTATCAACTGTTATATTTATCTTAGTATCAGCTATATCTGTTGATGCAGCTCCTTCAGTAACTACTTCTTTTAAGTTAGCTCCCGCAGCATCCTTAAGTTCAAACTCTAGTTTACCACCAGTTATAGTTGCTTCAGCTGCTTTAGCTATAACATTTCCATCTTTATCTTTTATCTCTAAAGTAAATTTATCAGCATCTGTTCTTTTTAATTCTACTGTTCCATCTTTCATTTTTTCAGAAAGTGA
The nucleotide sequence above comes from Paraclostridium bifermentans. Encoded proteins:
- the fliB gene encoding flagellin lysine-N-methylase; this encodes MKKYKNLRMDYYDNFRCSGNKCEDTCCKDWNISIDKKTYVLYKNLKNSEFKNKLMESIGRNRQSKSELDYAKIKLVNNKCPMLSEDGLCEVYNNLGEEHMCNTCKTYPRSYNLVEDIMESSLSISCIEVARNVLLRENSIEFNLDIKELDVKNIQKNINTKKFKTLREKYFNEIRIFSIGLIQNRSFSIEERLTILGLFIKTISELKEDLVIQTIQQYNNNIQNGNLKNLLNDIDNDKILDSQLEFLTNIYKIIISKNIKDQRFMDNFINIVNKLQLVSSNPELIKERFVESLNDFYNPFMKRYEYIYENYLVNYMFKNLFPISEMSLLDTYVNLVVNFSIIKMNLVGLCGHYKEEMDDDRVLHFIQSFAKVVEHDTTIVGKLHRYLSENEMNTFAHMVILMGK
- the fliF gene encoding flagellar basal-body MS-ring/collar protein FliF; protein product: MNIKEFPQKTKDFVIVKKDQFIELPKKKKIIIVTALVTLILAGIFAINYAKENKYAVLFSGLDSNDATMVTKELESKKIETKIKGDSILVPKEDVDKLRMELSSNISNGSKGFEIMDSGSSFGMTDEEFQIKKQRMIQGEIEKTIKVFPQVQSARVHITQGEESVFANETVPGKAAVYVELNPGQTLKQDQVISIMSLVSASTQNVPKQNVEVIDQNMKLLSDGLIDEKGNIHTNSLSEVDESIKAEKDLSKDLERSILGLLEPIFGPGNIRASVNTDLDFDSSEKTEIIIDPNKVITKESKSSSKSSERQNSGGAVDNNMSNINESGKGTDEDTQQDIEYQTGKTETKVIKAKGGINRITASVAINRTLTSAELRNVEGMVANAVGMQPKRGDSVKVVSMGFGSEDEDTSTFGVIKSAISKDKSLGRVLIIAGVLSVIILLAIIGIIIYMIIKKKKESRELDYVDEEDEIELINKKLEELEQNRLNSNEEEDEENVSLEDEVKQFAADNPDQVTDLVNSWLNE
- a CDS encoding flagellar basal body protein, whose protein sequence is MEVYSLLKSGLDATELRSRVIANNIANINTPNYKRKYVEFEEALKDSMNKNVKPEIKTDKSSKVREDGNNIDLESEKVNQAATTLEYNALITLTNIKLGMSRSVITGR
- the flgC gene encoding flagellar basal body rod protein FlgC translates to MSIFSGMRISASALSAERLRMDIVSANVANMKTTRTPEGGAYRRKVAVFEENYDEKLGMLGVKSVDIEKDKSPLRKLYEPNHPDADAQGYVEYPNVDILVEMTDLMTASRSYESNIDTLNAQKSMISKALEIGR
- the fliE gene encoding flagellar hook-basal body complex protein FliE, encoding MSGISTINAINNIATNNDLLTGASKTGKVEKENNFGDVIKEALDKVNDKQVQSNQKIQGLIKGENVSMHDVMLSAQEAQLSMQLMIEVRNKVYEAYQELNRVQL
- a CDS encoding flagellin N-terminal helical domain-containing protein yields the protein MRINTNLNAMTALNQMGKNTALAGTSMNKISSGERINKAGDDAAGMAISEKMRGQIRGLDQASKNAQDGISVVQTAEGAMEEIGNIAQRMRELTVQASNETNKAEDREKITTELKQLHSEVDRIAKSTQFNGKNLLANEVKGSAVIKESGANADLTTELKKFDKLVGGSLSEKMKDGTVELKRTDADKFTLEIKDKDGNVIAKAAEATITGGKLEFELKDAAGANLKEVVTEGAASTDIADTKINITVDNKDLLNGNALIDANKKVVMDIKGKTEDLDMKLQVGANTGDSESLTVNIANMTTESLGLTKADIDAITDADLTKGTEASKKFIENLDKALETVNTNRANLGATQNRLETAQSNLTTSSENLTAAESRIRDVDVAKEMMNLSKLNLLTQASQAMAGQAKQQPEGVMQLLR